A window of Castanea sativa cultivar Marrone di Chiusa Pesio chromosome 1, ASM4071231v1 contains these coding sequences:
- the LOC142621580 gene encoding putative methyltransferase PMT18, with product MAKEYSGSPKHHQLEAKRKRLSWILGVSGLCILSYIFGAWQNTPAPTNRSEAYNRVGCDVPPAGNGVPLSSSSLSSSPSSSSNTLDFQSHHQVEINNSGGVQKFPPCDMSYSEYTPCQDPVRGRKFDRTMLRYRERHCPAKEELLHCQIPAPPKYKTPFKWPQSRDYAWYDNIPHRELSIEKAVQNWIQVEGDRFRFPGGGTMFPRGADAYIDDINELIPLTSGSIRTAIDTGCGVASWGAYLLRRDILAMSFAPRDTHEAQVQFALERGVPAMIGIMASQRLPYPARAFDMAHCSRCLIPWHKFDGMYLIEVDRVLRPGGYWILSGPPIRWKKYWRGWERTQEDLKQEQDAIEGVAKSLCWKKVIEKNDLAIWQKPINHIECNKRKKVYKTPHICKSDNPDTAWYRNMETCITPLPEASSSDEVAGGALEKWPQRAFAIPPRISTGSIPGISAENFQEDNELWKDRVTHYKRNLPLAQGRYRNIMDMNAYLGGFAAALVKYPVWVMNVVPANSNQDTLGVIYERGFIGTYQDWCEAFSTYPRTYDLIHAGGVFSIYQDRCDISYILLEMDRILRPEGTVIFRDTVEVLVKIKAITDGMRWKSQIMDHESGPFNPEKILVAVKNYWTGEATQKKN from the exons ATGGCTAAGGAGTACAGTGGATCCCCAAAGCATCACCAGCTGGAAGCAAAGAGGAAGCGGCTCTCTTGGATCCTAGGGGTTAGTGGGCTTTGCATTTTGTCTTACATTTTTGGGGCTTGGCAGAATACTCCTGCTCCCACCAATCGATCTGAGGCCTACAATAGAGTCGGTTGTGATGTACCTCCAGCAGGCAATGGTGTAcctttatcatcatcatcattgtcatcatcaccttcatcatcatcaaatacATTGGACTTTCAAAGCCATCATCAAGTTGAGATCAACAACTCTGGTGGAGTCCAGAAGTTCCCACCTTGTGATATGTCCTATAGTGAATACACTCCTTGCCAAGATCCTGTAAGGGGAAGGAAATTTGATCGCACCATGTTGAGATACAGAGAGCGGCATTGCCCTGCCAAGGAAGAGCTCCTCCATTGCCAGATACCTGCTCCACCAAAATATAAGACCCCTTTCAAATGGCCTCAGAGCCGAGACTATGCTTGGTACGACAATATTCCCCATAGAGAGCTCAGCATTGAGAAGGCTGTTCAAAATTGGATTCAAGTCGAGGGTGATCGTTTCAGATTCCCTGGAGGAGGCACCATGTTCCCCCGTGGAGCTGATGCGTATATTGATGACATTAACGAACTCATTCCTCTCACAAGTGGAAGTATCAGGACTGCCATAGATACTGGCTGTGGT GTAGCAAGTTGGGGTGCTTACCTGTTGAGGAGGGACATCCTGGCAATGTCTTTTGCACCAAGGGACACACATGAAGCACAGGTCCAGTTTGCATTGGAGCGGGGAGTTCCAGCTATGATTGGCATCATGGCTTCTCAGAGGCTTCCATACCCAGCTAGGGCTTTTGATATGGCTCACTGTTCCCGTTGCTTGATACCTTGGCATAAATTTG ATGGTATGTATCTAATTGAAGTGGACAGAGTTCTAAGGCCTGGTGGTTACTGGATTCTTTCTGGCCCTCCTATCCGCTGGAAGAAATACTGGAGAGGATGGGAAAGAACCCAAGAAGATTTGAAACAAGAGCAAGATGCAATTGAGGGTGTTGCGAAGAGCCTTTGCTGGAAGAAAGTGATTGAAAAGAATGATCTTGCAATATGGCAAAAGCCCATCAACCACATTGAATGCAACAAGAGAAAGAAGGTTTATAAAACACCACATATATGCAAATCGGACAATCCAGACACTGCCTG GTACAGAAATATGGAAACTTGCATAACGCCACTACCAGAGGCAAGCAGCTCAGATGAAGTTGCTGGTGGAGCTTTGGAGAAGTGGCCCCAGCGCGCTTTTGCCATCCCTCCTAGAATTAGCACTGGCTCAATTCCAGGCATTAGTGCTGAAAATTTCCAAGAAGACAATGAACTATGGAAGGACAGGGTGACACATTACAAGCGGAACCTACCCCTAGCACAGGGACGGTACAGGAATATAATGGACATGAATGCCTACCTTGGTGGATTTGCTGCGGCCTTGGTAAAGTATCCTGTGTGGGTTATGAATGTGGTTCCTGCCAACTCAAACCAGGACACTCTAGGTGTAATTTACGAACGAGGTTTCATTGGGACATACCAAGATTGGTGCGAGGCATTCTCAACATATCCAAGAACCTATGATCTCATACATGCAGGTGGCGTGTTCAGCATATATCAGGACAG GTGTGACATCTCCTACATTCTGCTAGAAATGGATAGAATTTTGAGGCCAGAAGGGACAGTTATATTTAGAGATACAGTAGAGGTCCTTGTGAAGATTAAGGCTATAACAGATGGGATGAGATGGAAGAGCCAAATTATGGACCATGAAAGTGGACCCTTCAATCCCGAGAAAATTCTTGTTGCTGTCAAAAATTACTGGACCGGTGAagctacacaaaaaaaaaactag